In Panthera uncia isolate 11264 chromosome B4, Puncia_PCG_1.0, whole genome shotgun sequence, one genomic interval encodes:
- the SLC35E3 gene encoding solute carrier family 35 member E3 — protein MASLADRMRGNGRIAAGLLLNLLVSICIVFLNKWIYVHHGFPNMSLTLVHFVVTWLGLYICQKLDIFAPKSLPPSKLLLLALSFCGFVVFTNLSLQNNTIGTYQLAKAMTTPVIIVIQTLCYKKTFSTKIQLTLIPITLGVILNSYYDVKFNFLGMVFAALGVLVTSLYQVWVGAKQHELQVNSMQLLYYQAPMSSAMLLVAVPFFEPVFGEGGIFGPWSVSALLMVLLSGVIAFMVNLSIYWIIGNTSPVTYNMFGHFKFCITLFGGYVLFKDPLSINQGLGMLCTLFGILAYTHFKLSEQEGSKSKLVQRP, from the exons ATGGCATCGCTTGCGGACCGAATGCGAGGCAACGGGCGCATCGCCGCTGGGCTCCTGCTTAACCTGCTGGTGTCCATCTGCATCGTGTTCCTAAACAAATGGATCTATGTGCACCACGGCTTCCCTAACATGAGCCTGACCCTGGTGCACTTCGTGGTCACCTGGCTGGGCTTGTACATCTGCCAGAAACTGGACATCTTTGCCCCCAAGAGTCTGCCGCCTTCCAAACTCCTCCTCCTGGCCCTCAGCTTCTGTGGCTTCGTGGTCTTCACCAATCTCTCTCTGCAGAACAACACCATAGGCACCTATCAGCTGGCCAAGGCCATGACCACGCCGGTCATCATAGTCATCCAGACCCTGTGCTACAAGAAAACCTTCTCTACCAAAATACAGCTCACGCTG ATTCCTATAACTTTAGGTGTAATCCTAAATTCTTATTACGATGTGAAGTTTAATTTCCTTGGAATGGTGTTTGCTGCTCTTGGTGTTTTAGTTACATCCCTTTATCAAGtg TGGGTAGGAGCCAAACAGCATGAATTGCAAGTGAACTCAATGCAGCTGTTGTACTACCAGGCTCCGATGTCCTCCGCCATGTTACTGGTGGCTGTGCCCTTCTTTGAGCCCGTGTTTGGAGAAGGGGGAATATTTGGCCCCTGGTCAGTTTCTGCTTTG CTTATGGTGCTGCTGTCTGGAGTAATAGCTTTCATGGTGAACTTATCAATTTATTGGATCATTGGGAACACTTCACCAGTCAC CTATAACATGTTCGGACACTTCAAGTTCTGCATCACTTTATTTGGaggatatgttttatttaaggATCCATTGTCAATTAATCAGGGTCTTGGCATGTTATGCACGTTATTTGGCATTCTCGCTTATACCCATTTTAAACTCAGTGAACAGGAAGGAAGTAAGAGTAAATTGGTACAGCGTCCTTAA